In Gossypium arboreum isolate Shixiya-1 chromosome 5, ASM2569848v2, whole genome shotgun sequence, a single genomic region encodes these proteins:
- the LOC108479598 gene encoding NAC domain-containing protein 17-like isoform X1: MTVAAKAATTDSCFGEDQVWPPGFRFHPTDEELVLYYLKRKICRRKLKLDIIRETDVYKWDPEELPAQSILKSGDRQWFFFSPRDRKYPNAARSNRATGHGYWKATGKDRTVTCNSRTVGVKKTLVFYRGRAPIGERTDWVMHEYTLDEEELKRCQNVKDYYALYKLYKKSGPGPKNGEQYGAPFKEEEWADEEYASKAVDVITPVKQPNEAIPDDIVKAKNQIQSPLNDIEEFMRQFTAEPALPQAQAHFDNILPRLAGEEEIQSTLLDTSPRDVLLPKPLEVVHDHASFELSQSPTSRLQLQEAPEVTSVSDQFEQIPQICEEDFLEIDDLTSNVEKPVENGLQFNDWDGLCEFDLYCDAAMFLQDIGPIEQGIVPFSYTENMINQVSYPLEPQLQHQSNTNHMDQELQFQLNATGVDKQLQLQPNAFGNNQQVQSQLNTISDNQPQLNAFEDGILNQVGYQFHSSTNNMMDQQLVPNSTVDQVDYQLPFQSFGNEMERQLQADQINGSIWTNDQSGDVFTPSGSNLGNASSSSGLVYNGNNQDEGDKKGEGASRFSTALWSFVDSIPTTPASASESPLVNRAFERMSSFSRLRMNVRNTNALTVNGVTTARRRSRNKGFFLFSILGALCAILWFLIGMVRVVRSSISS, translated from the exons ATGACAGTGGCGGCGAAAGCTGCGACGACTGATTCATGTTTTGGCGAGGATCAAGTGTGGCCACCGGGGTTTAGGTTTCACCCAACTGACGAGGAGCTGGTTCTTTATTATTTAAAGAGAAAGATCTGTAGAAGAAAGCTCAAGCTTGATATCATAAGGGAAACTGATGTTTACAAGTGGGATCCTGAGGAGTTGCCTG CACAATCAATTCTGAAGTCTGGAGATAGACAATGGTTCTTCTTCAGTCCAAGAGACAGGAAATATCCTAATGCAGCAAGGTCAAACAGGGCAACTGGACACGGGTATTGGAAGGCAACAGGAAAGGATCGTACTGTTACCTGTAATTCTCGGACAGTTGGAGTCAAGAAAACGTTGGTTTTCTACAGAGGGCGTGCACCTATTGGTGAGCGAACTGATTGGGTGATGCATGAGTATACCCTTGATGAAGAGGAGCTCAAGAGATGCCAGAACGTAAAG GACTATTATGCTCTTTATAAGTTGTACAAAAAAAGTGGACCTGGCCCTAAAAACGGAGAGCAGTATGGGGCACCATTTAAAGAGGAAGAATGGGCAGATGAGGAATATGCTAGTAAAGCAGTAGATGTAATCACCCCTGTCAAACAACCAAATGAGGCCATTCCTGATGACATCGTAAAAGCTAAAAATCAAATTCAATCGCCATTGAATGATATTGAAGAGTTTATGAGGCAATTCACTGCTGAGCCTGCACTTCCCCAGGCACAAGCTCATTTTGACAATATATTGCCTCGGCTTGCTGGTGAAGAAGAGATACAAAGTACTTTGCTGGACACATCTCCGAGGGATGTACTCCTTCCTAAGCCACTTGAGGTTGTACATGACCATGCAAGCTTTGAACTCTCCCAGTCACCTACATCTCGTTTGCAGTTGCAAGAGGCACCTGAGGTCACTTCTGTTTCTGATCAGTTTGAACAAATTCCACAAATATGTGAAGAGGACTTCCTGGAAATTGATGATCTCACCTCCAATGTTGAGAAACCTGTGGAGAATGGGCTGCAGTTCAATGACTGGGATGGACTGTGTGAATTTGATCTCTACTGTGATGCAGCAATGTTTCTACAGGACATTGGACCTATTGAACAAGGAATAGTTCCATTCTCATATACTGAAAATATGATAAATCAGGTAAGTTACCCATTGGAACCGCAATTGCAACACCAGTCAAATACCAATCATATGGATCAAGAACTACAGTTCCAATTGAATGCCACTGGTGTTGATAAGCAGTTGCAGCTTCAACCGAATGCCTTTGGGAATAATCAACAGGTGCAGTCTCAATTGAATACAATCAGTGATAATCAGCCTCAATTGAATGCCTTCGAGGATGGTATATTAAATCAGGTTGGTTATCAATTTCATTCCTCTACAAATAACATGATGGATCAGCAATTGGTACCCAATTCAACTGTGGATCAGGTGGATTACCAGTTGCCGTTCCAGTCTTTTGGAAATGAGATGGAGCGACAGCTCCAAGCGGATCAGATCAATGGTTCAATTTGGACAAATGATCAGAGTGGTGATGTCTTTACTCCATCAGGATCGAATCTTGGGAATGCCTCTTCAAGTTCAG GTTTGGTGTACAATGgtaataatcaagatgaaggtgACAAAAAGGGCGAGGGTGCAAGCCGATTTTCTACTGCACTGTGGTCATTTGTGGATTCAATACCTACTACTCCTGCTTCTGCATCTGAGAGTCCTTTGGTAAACCGAGCCTTTGAGCGAATGTCTAGCTTCAGTAGGTTGAGAATGAATGTTAGAAACACCAATGCGTTGACAGTCAATGGTGTCACAACTGCTCGGAGGAGAAGCAGGAATAAGGggttctttttattttctattttaggtgCATTGTGCGCTATATTATGGTTTCTGATAGGGATGGTTAGGGTCGTAAGGAGTTCGATCTCCTCATGA
- the LOC108479598 gene encoding NAC domain-containing protein 17-like isoform X2: protein MTVAAKAATTDSCFGEDQVWPPGFRFHPTDEELVLYYLKRKICRRKLKLDIIRETDVYKWDPEELPAQSILKSGDRQWFFFSPRDRKYPNAARSNRATGHGYWKATGKDRTVTCNSRTVGVKKTLVFYRGRAPIGERTDWVMHEYTLDEEELKRCQNVKDYYALYKLYKKSGPGPKNGEQYGAPFKEEEWADEEYASKAVDVITPVKQPNEAIPDDIVKAKNQIQSPLNDIEEFMRQFTAEPALPQAQAHFDNILPRLAGEEEIQSTLLDTSPRDVLLPKPLEVVHDHASFELSQSPTSRLQLQEAPEVTSVSDQFEQIPQICEEDFLEIDDLTSNVEKPVENGLQFNDWDGLCEFDLYCDAAMFLQDIGPIEQGIVPFSYTENMINQVSYPLEPQLQHQSNTNHMDQELQFQLNATGVDKQLQLQPNAFGNNQQVQSQLNTISDNQPQLNAFEDGILNQVDYQLPFQSFGNEMERQLQADQINGSIWTNDQSGDVFTPSGSNLGNASSSSGLVYNGNNQDEGDKKGEGASRFSTALWSFVDSIPTTPASASESPLVNRAFERMSSFSRLRMNVRNTNALTVNGVTTARRRSRNKGFFLFSILGALCAILWFLIGMVRVVRSSISS, encoded by the exons ATGACAGTGGCGGCGAAAGCTGCGACGACTGATTCATGTTTTGGCGAGGATCAAGTGTGGCCACCGGGGTTTAGGTTTCACCCAACTGACGAGGAGCTGGTTCTTTATTATTTAAAGAGAAAGATCTGTAGAAGAAAGCTCAAGCTTGATATCATAAGGGAAACTGATGTTTACAAGTGGGATCCTGAGGAGTTGCCTG CACAATCAATTCTGAAGTCTGGAGATAGACAATGGTTCTTCTTCAGTCCAAGAGACAGGAAATATCCTAATGCAGCAAGGTCAAACAGGGCAACTGGACACGGGTATTGGAAGGCAACAGGAAAGGATCGTACTGTTACCTGTAATTCTCGGACAGTTGGAGTCAAGAAAACGTTGGTTTTCTACAGAGGGCGTGCACCTATTGGTGAGCGAACTGATTGGGTGATGCATGAGTATACCCTTGATGAAGAGGAGCTCAAGAGATGCCAGAACGTAAAG GACTATTATGCTCTTTATAAGTTGTACAAAAAAAGTGGACCTGGCCCTAAAAACGGAGAGCAGTATGGGGCACCATTTAAAGAGGAAGAATGGGCAGATGAGGAATATGCTAGTAAAGCAGTAGATGTAATCACCCCTGTCAAACAACCAAATGAGGCCATTCCTGATGACATCGTAAAAGCTAAAAATCAAATTCAATCGCCATTGAATGATATTGAAGAGTTTATGAGGCAATTCACTGCTGAGCCTGCACTTCCCCAGGCACAAGCTCATTTTGACAATATATTGCCTCGGCTTGCTGGTGAAGAAGAGATACAAAGTACTTTGCTGGACACATCTCCGAGGGATGTACTCCTTCCTAAGCCACTTGAGGTTGTACATGACCATGCAAGCTTTGAACTCTCCCAGTCACCTACATCTCGTTTGCAGTTGCAAGAGGCACCTGAGGTCACTTCTGTTTCTGATCAGTTTGAACAAATTCCACAAATATGTGAAGAGGACTTCCTGGAAATTGATGATCTCACCTCCAATGTTGAGAAACCTGTGGAGAATGGGCTGCAGTTCAATGACTGGGATGGACTGTGTGAATTTGATCTCTACTGTGATGCAGCAATGTTTCTACAGGACATTGGACCTATTGAACAAGGAATAGTTCCATTCTCATATACTGAAAATATGATAAATCAGGTAAGTTACCCATTGGAACCGCAATTGCAACACCAGTCAAATACCAATCATATGGATCAAGAACTACAGTTCCAATTGAATGCCACTGGTGTTGATAAGCAGTTGCAGCTTCAACCGAATGCCTTTGGGAATAATCAACAGGTGCAGTCTCAATTGAATACAATCAGTGATAATCAGCCTCAATTGAATGCCTTCGAGGATGGTATATTAAATCAG GTGGATTACCAGTTGCCGTTCCAGTCTTTTGGAAATGAGATGGAGCGACAGCTCCAAGCGGATCAGATCAATGGTTCAATTTGGACAAATGATCAGAGTGGTGATGTCTTTACTCCATCAGGATCGAATCTTGGGAATGCCTCTTCAAGTTCAG GTTTGGTGTACAATGgtaataatcaagatgaaggtgACAAAAAGGGCGAGGGTGCAAGCCGATTTTCTACTGCACTGTGGTCATTTGTGGATTCAATACCTACTACTCCTGCTTCTGCATCTGAGAGTCCTTTGGTAAACCGAGCCTTTGAGCGAATGTCTAGCTTCAGTAGGTTGAGAATGAATGTTAGAAACACCAATGCGTTGACAGTCAATGGTGTCACAACTGCTCGGAGGAGAAGCAGGAATAAGGggttctttttattttctattttaggtgCATTGTGCGCTATATTATGGTTTCTGATAGGGATGGTTAGGGTCGTAAGGAGTTCGATCTCCTCATGA